A window of Amycolatopsis australiensis contains these coding sequences:
- a CDS encoding ArsR/SmtB family transcription factor, protein MVAEPDIAAVAQAIGEPARAAMLLQLMDGDAHSARALATAAGIAPSTASSHLRRLCDAGLVIAAEAGRRRLHRLAKPEVAQLVEALAVLAPPRLPPRMQPSTPAGPLLHARACYGHLAGQLGIDVATLLRKDGVVEDMAPGSTGVVRTFDHPLLAALGVTELPGPGPAVRACLDWSHETVHLAGALGTALLTALLEEAWVRRRPGGRALRVTEIGRQRFAEFGLG, encoded by the coding sequence ATGGTCGCCGAGCCCGACATCGCCGCGGTAGCCCAGGCGATCGGCGAACCGGCCCGGGCGGCGATGCTCCTGCAGCTGATGGACGGCGACGCCCATTCCGCCCGCGCACTGGCGACCGCGGCCGGGATCGCACCGTCCACGGCGAGCTCCCACTTGCGCCGCCTGTGCGACGCGGGCTTGGTGATCGCGGCCGAGGCGGGCCGCCGGCGCCTGCACCGCCTCGCGAAACCGGAGGTGGCGCAGCTCGTGGAGGCGCTGGCGGTGCTCGCCCCGCCACGGCTGCCCCCGCGAATGCAGCCTTCCACACCGGCGGGACCGCTGCTGCACGCGCGCGCGTGTTACGGGCATCTGGCGGGACAGCTGGGCATCGACGTGGCGACGCTCCTGCGCAAGGACGGCGTCGTCGAGGACATGGCACCCGGCTCGACAGGTGTGGTGCGCACTTTCGACCACCCGCTGCTGGCCGCGCTCGGTGTGACGGAGCTGCCCGGGCCGGGACCGGCGGTGCGGGCGTGCTTGGACTGGTCCCACGAGACGGTTCACCTGGCCGGCGCGCTGGGAACCGCACTGCTGACAGCGTTGCTGGAAGAAGCCTGGGTCCGCCGCCGGCCAGGCGGCCGGGCGTTGCGCGTGACCGAGATAGGGCGGCAACGGTTCGCCGAGTTCGGCCTCGGCTGA
- the pqqD gene encoding pyrroloquinoline quinone biosynthesis peptide chaperone PqqD, translating into MITTASVPQLRRGVRLSFDHVRDTHVLLFPEGVLVPNATAAAVLRLCDGNRTISGIAAALAEQYTGVREQDVLDVLSRLGERRVVAWT; encoded by the coding sequence ATGATCACCACCGCCTCCGTCCCGCAGCTCCGGCGCGGTGTCCGATTGTCCTTCGACCACGTCCGGGACACGCACGTGCTGCTCTTCCCCGAAGGGGTCCTGGTGCCGAACGCGACGGCGGCCGCGGTGCTGCGGCTGTGCGACGGCAATCGGACAATCTCCGGAATAGCGGCGGCGCTCGCGGAGCAGTACACCGGGGTCCGGGAGCAGGACGTTCTCGACGTGCTGTCCCGGCTGGGCGAACGGCGGGTCGTCGCGTGGACGTGA
- the pqqB gene encoding pyrroloquinoline quinone biosynthesis protein PqqB: MKVILLGTAAGGGCPQWNCACALCTAGLEPRSQDCVAISADGAGWYLLNCSPDIRAQILATPELRAGPGPRDIPLRGVLLTDAELDHTLGLLMLREAGGLPVWAPDAVLQALSPFRAIIDGYGGWTWSSPVDLPGLRVQVLPVSDKKPKYVTSAQDGPWVMAYRIEDVVTGGVLVYAPCLKSWPAGFGAFVEGASLVLLDGTFFAPDEMAGVGGPDQPAMGHLPITETLTRLPGRAGPHWAFTHLNNTNPVLDPSSPEHAAVLAAGASLPPDGTTYVL; the protein is encoded by the coding sequence GTGAAAGTGATCCTCCTGGGCACCGCCGCGGGCGGCGGCTGTCCGCAGTGGAACTGCGCGTGCGCGTTGTGCACGGCCGGGCTGGAGCCGCGCAGCCAGGACTGCGTCGCGATCAGCGCGGACGGGGCCGGGTGGTACCTGCTCAACTGCTCGCCCGACATCCGCGCGCAGATCCTCGCGACACCGGAATTGCGTGCCGGGCCGGGACCGCGTGACATTCCGCTGCGCGGAGTGTTGCTCACCGACGCAGAGCTGGACCACACGCTGGGCCTGCTGATGCTGCGCGAGGCGGGCGGCCTGCCGGTGTGGGCACCGGACGCGGTGCTGCAGGCGTTGTCTCCGTTCCGCGCCATCATCGACGGCTACGGCGGATGGACGTGGTCATCGCCGGTGGACCTTCCCGGACTGCGAGTGCAGGTGCTGCCGGTCAGCGACAAAAAGCCGAAGTACGTGACGTCGGCCCAGGACGGTCCCTGGGTGATGGCCTACCGGATCGAGGACGTCGTGACCGGCGGAGTGCTGGTGTACGCGCCGTGCCTGAAGAGCTGGCCCGCGGGATTCGGCGCGTTCGTGGAAGGCGCCTCGCTGGTCCTGCTGGACGGCACGTTCTTCGCCCCGGACGAGATGGCGGGCGTCGGCGGCCCGGACCAGCCGGCCATGGGACACCTGCCGATCACGGAGACCCTGACCCGGCTACCCGGACGCGCCGGGCCGCACTGGGCGTTCACGCATCTGAACAACACGAACCCGGTGCTCGACCCGTCGTCACCGGAACACGCGGCAGTACTGGCCGCCGGAGCGTCACTCCCACCGGACGGCACCACCTACGTGCTGTAG
- the pqqC gene encoding pyrroloquinoline-quinone synthase PqqC, with the protein MPVEPLPESAFIEALRGLSSRYWGSHPFHRRLHAGELDARGLRVWAANRWYYQCLLPQKDAAIISNCPLPEIRRQWLDRIVYHDGAQAGTGGLERWLRLCEAVGLDRAEVLDERHVVPGVRFAVDAYVNFARTKPWWEAVASGLTEMFAGHLMQQRVADMLAHYSWIAREDLAYFTNRIDKVSGEGKDTLDIVVRHCVTREQQDRAIAALAFKCDVLWSMLDAIERAAA; encoded by the coding sequence ATGCCGGTCGAGCCACTGCCGGAAAGCGCATTCATCGAGGCGCTGCGCGGCCTTTCGAGCCGGTACTGGGGTTCGCATCCGTTCCACCGGCGGCTGCATGCGGGGGAGCTCGACGCGCGCGGGCTGCGGGTCTGGGCGGCGAACCGGTGGTACTACCAGTGCCTGCTGCCGCAGAAGGACGCGGCGATCATCAGCAACTGCCCGCTGCCGGAGATCCGCCGCCAGTGGCTCGACCGGATCGTCTACCACGACGGCGCGCAGGCCGGCACCGGCGGCCTCGAACGCTGGCTGCGGCTCTGCGAGGCGGTCGGCCTGGACCGGGCCGAGGTCCTCGACGAGCGGCACGTCGTGCCCGGCGTCCGGTTCGCCGTCGACGCCTACGTGAACTTCGCGCGGACGAAGCCGTGGTGGGAGGCCGTGGCGTCGGGGCTCACGGAGATGTTCGCCGGGCACCTGATGCAGCAGCGCGTCGCGGACATGCTCGCGCACTACTCGTGGATCGCGCGCGAAGACCTCGCCTACTTCACCAACCGGATCGACAAGGTTTCCGGCGAAGGCAAGGACACGCTCGACATCGTGGTCCGCCACTGCGTGACGCGCGAGCAGCAGGACCGCGCGATCGCCGCGCTGGCGTTCAAGTGCGACGTCCTGTGGTCGATGCTCGACGCGATCGAGCGGGCGGCAGCATGA
- a CDS encoding D-2-hydroxyacid dehydrogenase — protein MIASEDREPPVLAVLCGESRPPDMRAVESGAVVRYTDAAGLAEALSGADALFVYDFLSTAVPGAWHAADRLRWLHIASAGVDPVLFPGLIESDVVLTNSRGVFDDAIAEYVLGVVLAFAKDFARSHDLQREARWQHRETERIAGREVLVVGTGPIGRAIARLLRAAGMRVSGAGRRERTGDPDFGVVHESARLTEVLSHADYVVAVAPLTEHTKGMFDARAFAAMKPSARFVNVGRGELVVTSDLVEALATKSIAGAALDVFDTEPLPGDSPLWSIPDVLISPHMSGDFVGWRNTLVEVFTENFRRWQAGEPLRNVVDKTLGYVPSGNQGAG, from the coding sequence GTGATCGCCTCGGAAGACCGGGAACCTCCCGTCCTGGCAGTGCTCTGCGGCGAGTCCCGCCCACCGGACATGCGTGCTGTCGAATCCGGGGCGGTCGTGCGTTACACGGACGCGGCGGGACTGGCCGAAGCGTTGTCCGGCGCCGACGCCCTCTTCGTCTATGACTTCCTCTCCACGGCCGTGCCGGGAGCGTGGCATGCGGCCGACCGCCTGCGCTGGCTGCACATCGCGAGCGCGGGTGTCGACCCGGTGCTGTTTCCCGGACTCATCGAGAGCGACGTCGTCCTGACCAACTCGCGGGGTGTCTTCGACGACGCCATTGCGGAGTACGTGCTGGGTGTCGTCCTGGCGTTCGCGAAAGACTTCGCGCGGTCGCACGACCTGCAGCGCGAGGCTCGCTGGCAGCATCGCGAGACCGAACGGATCGCCGGACGCGAGGTACTGGTCGTCGGCACCGGGCCGATCGGCCGGGCCATCGCGCGGCTGCTGCGCGCCGCCGGCATGCGGGTCAGCGGCGCCGGACGCAGGGAACGCACCGGCGATCCGGACTTTGGCGTTGTGCACGAGTCCGCGCGGCTCACCGAGGTCCTGTCACACGCCGACTACGTCGTCGCTGTCGCGCCCCTGACCGAGCACACCAAGGGCATGTTCGACGCTCGCGCGTTCGCTGCCATGAAGCCGTCGGCGCGGTTCGTCAACGTCGGGCGGGGCGAGCTGGTCGTGACGTCCGACCTGGTGGAGGCGCTGGCCACCAAGTCCATCGCCGGAGCCGCGCTCGATGTGTTCGACACCGAGCCGCTGCCGGGCGACAGTCCGCTGTGGAGCATCCCCGACGTGCTGATCTCGCCGCACATGTCCGGTGACTTCGTCGGCTGGCGGAACACGCTCGTCGAAGTCTTCACCGAGAACTTCCGCCGCTGGCAGGCTGGGGAGCCGCTGCGCAATGTCGTCGACAAGACGCTCGGCTACGTGCCGTCGGGGAACCAGGGAGCCGGATGA
- the pqqE gene encoding pyrroloquinoline quinone biosynthesis protein PqqE — MDVSPPLGLLAELTHRCPLHCPYCSNPLELASRESELSTADWFSVLSQARELGVLQVHLSGGEPLARPDLPQLVAHASGLGCYVNLVTSGLGLTRPRLEDLVERGLAHVQLSAQGATRERADLLAGARAFDHKLAAAALVKESGLPLTLNVVLHRRNHDQLAEIIALAERMGADRLELANTQYYGWALRNRDALMPTRAQLAAAEPIVRAAIARLRGKMEIVYVVADYYEPYPKPCMHGWGARQLTVAPDGTVLPCPAASAISTLRLSSVREASLSDIWYRSESFTAYRGEDWMREPCRTCDRRGRDFGGCRCQAFLLTGDAAATDPVCSRSPHRDVVDLILTAPGTPDLVMRR, encoded by the coding sequence GTGGACGTGAGCCCGCCGCTCGGCCTGCTCGCCGAGCTGACCCACCGGTGCCCGCTGCACTGTCCTTACTGCTCGAACCCGCTGGAACTCGCGTCACGCGAGTCGGAACTGTCCACAGCGGACTGGTTCTCGGTGCTCTCGCAGGCGCGCGAGCTGGGCGTGCTGCAGGTGCACCTGTCCGGCGGCGAGCCGCTGGCCCGGCCGGACCTGCCGCAGCTGGTGGCGCACGCGAGCGGGCTCGGCTGCTACGTCAACCTCGTCACCTCCGGGCTCGGCCTGACCCGGCCGCGGCTCGAAGACCTCGTCGAGCGCGGGCTGGCGCACGTCCAGCTGTCGGCGCAGGGTGCGACGCGGGAGCGCGCCGACTTGCTGGCCGGCGCGCGGGCGTTCGACCACAAGCTCGCCGCGGCCGCGCTGGTGAAGGAGTCCGGGCTGCCGTTGACGCTGAACGTGGTGCTGCATCGCCGCAACCACGACCAGCTGGCCGAGATCATCGCACTGGCCGAGCGGATGGGCGCGGACCGTCTCGAGCTGGCGAACACGCAGTACTACGGCTGGGCGCTGCGGAACCGCGACGCGCTGATGCCGACCCGCGCGCAGCTCGCGGCCGCCGAGCCGATCGTCCGGGCGGCCATCGCGCGGTTGCGGGGCAAGATGGAGATCGTCTACGTCGTCGCTGACTACTACGAGCCGTACCCGAAGCCGTGCATGCACGGCTGGGGCGCGCGGCAGCTGACGGTGGCGCCGGACGGAACCGTGCTGCCGTGCCCGGCGGCATCGGCGATCTCGACGTTGCGGCTGTCCTCGGTGCGAGAGGCGTCGCTGTCCGACATCTGGTACCGCTCGGAGTCGTTCACCGCCTACCGCGGCGAAGACTGGATGCGCGAGCCGTGCCGCACGTGCGACCGCCGCGGCCGCGACTTCGGCGGCTGCCGCTGCCAGGCGTTCCTGCTGACCGGCGACGCGGCGGCGACCGACCCGGTGTGCTCACGCTCGCCGCACCGGGACGTCGTCGACCTGATCCTGACCGCACCCGGCACACCGGACCTGGTCATGCGCCGGTGA
- a CDS encoding maleate cis-trans isomerase family protein: MDFDFLAFEGPLAQRGIGVIAPFDLALERELWRWVPMEVSLHLARTPYEPVPVSMEMARLVSDSHHLASATRDVLHVEPEVVAYLCTSGSFVNGVDYERSLTKAICDAGAPDAVTTSGALAEVLHQLDLHRVSVLTPYDADLTRALHDFLAELNVETVASDHLGLGGGIWKVSYRTIAERILAADHGDAEAIFVSCTNLPTYDLIEPLEAALGKPVLTANQLTMWACLRRMDLPIVGPGKWLRDVS; this comes from the coding sequence TTGGATTTCGACTTCCTGGCGTTCGAGGGCCCGCTCGCCCAGCGCGGCATCGGCGTCATCGCCCCGTTCGACCTCGCGCTGGAGCGCGAGCTCTGGCGGTGGGTACCGATGGAGGTCTCCCTCCACCTGGCCCGGACGCCGTACGAGCCGGTGCCGGTCAGCATGGAGATGGCCCGCCTCGTCAGCGACAGCCACCACCTCGCGAGCGCGACCCGCGACGTGCTGCACGTCGAGCCCGAGGTCGTCGCCTACCTCTGCACGTCGGGCAGCTTCGTCAACGGTGTCGACTACGAGCGCTCCCTCACCAAGGCGATCTGCGACGCCGGCGCACCGGATGCCGTCACCACCTCGGGCGCGCTGGCCGAGGTGCTGCACCAGCTCGACCTGCACCGCGTCTCGGTGCTGACGCCCTACGACGCCGACCTCACCCGCGCCCTGCACGACTTCCTGGCCGAGCTGAACGTCGAGACCGTCGCCAGCGACCACCTCGGCTTGGGCGGCGGCATCTGGAAGGTCAGCTACCGGACCATCGCCGAACGCATCCTCGCCGCCGACCACGGCGACGCCGAAGCGATCTTCGTCAGCTGCACCAACCTCCCCACCTACGACCTGATCGAGCCTCTGGAAGCCGCGCTCGGCAAGCCGGTGCTCACCGCGAACCAGCTGACCATGTGGGCGTGCCTGCGCCGGATGGATCTCCCCATCGTCGGACCCGGGAAGTGGCTTCGTGACGTGTCGTGA
- a CDS encoding amidase, with protein sequence MNDRMLTASELVAAYSTGELSPIEATQNALQVIEARDGECNAYCLVDADRALEQAKASEIRWRDGNPIGWLDGVPSSIKDMFLTQGWPTVRGSKSISPDQPWDVDSPVAARMREAGLVVLGKTTTPEIAWKGVTDSPLCGITRNPVDPAKTAGGSSGGSAAAVAAGMGELSVGTDGGGSVRIPASFCGIVGLKPTHGRIPLYPASPFGPLSHAGPMARSVDDTALLLDVLSMPDHRDPTALAPPVASFREAVRRDVRGLIAAFSPTLGYVDVDPEVAAIVADAVRALGDAGLHIEETDPGFADPKPAFDILWSSGAAKLLDTFPPGSEAHTDPGLRKVWELGKTWSASDYLDATAERAALGIRMGEFHTRYDVLITPTVPIPAFEAGHDVPPGSGLSEWPEWTPFTYPFNMTQQPAISVPAGRTSAGLPVGLQIVGPRHSDDLVLAVAKLLEEVRPWASA encoded by the coding sequence ATGAACGACAGGATGCTGACCGCCAGCGAGCTCGTCGCCGCCTACTCGACCGGTGAGCTCTCACCGATCGAGGCGACGCAGAACGCGCTGCAGGTCATCGAAGCCCGCGACGGCGAGTGCAATGCCTACTGCCTCGTCGACGCCGACCGGGCGCTGGAGCAGGCGAAAGCGTCGGAGATCCGCTGGCGGGACGGCAACCCGATCGGCTGGCTCGACGGCGTGCCGTCCTCGATCAAGGACATGTTCCTCACGCAGGGCTGGCCGACCGTCCGCGGCTCGAAGAGCATCAGCCCGGACCAGCCGTGGGACGTCGACAGCCCGGTTGCCGCGCGGATGCGCGAGGCCGGCCTGGTCGTGCTCGGCAAGACGACCACTCCCGAGATCGCGTGGAAGGGTGTCACCGACAGCCCGTTGTGCGGCATCACGCGCAACCCCGTCGACCCGGCGAAGACTGCGGGCGGCTCGAGCGGCGGGAGCGCCGCGGCCGTCGCAGCGGGGATGGGCGAGCTGTCCGTCGGCACCGACGGTGGCGGCTCGGTGCGGATTCCGGCGTCGTTCTGCGGGATCGTCGGGCTCAAGCCGACCCACGGCCGGATCCCGCTGTACCCGGCGAGCCCGTTCGGCCCGCTCTCGCACGCCGGTCCGATGGCGCGTTCCGTGGACGACACCGCGCTGCTCCTGGACGTCCTGTCGATGCCCGACCACCGCGACCCCACCGCGCTCGCGCCGCCGGTGGCGTCGTTCCGCGAGGCAGTGCGGCGGGACGTGCGCGGCCTGATCGCGGCGTTCTCGCCGACGCTCGGCTACGTCGACGTCGACCCCGAGGTGGCGGCGATCGTCGCCGACGCGGTACGCGCGCTGGGCGATGCGGGCCTGCACATCGAGGAAACCGATCCCGGGTTCGCCGACCCGAAGCCGGCGTTCGACATCCTGTGGTCGTCGGGCGCGGCGAAGCTGCTCGACACGTTCCCGCCCGGCTCCGAGGCGCACACCGACCCCGGGCTGCGCAAAGTCTGGGAGCTCGGCAAGACGTGGTCGGCGAGCGACTACCTCGACGCGACCGCCGAGCGTGCCGCGCTCGGCATCCGGATGGGTGAGTTCCACACGCGCTACGACGTGCTGATCACGCCGACCGTCCCGATCCCCGCGTTCGAAGCCGGGCACGACGTGCCGCCGGGCAGCGGGCTGAGCGAGTGGCCGGAGTGGACGCCGTTCACGTACCCGTTCAACATGACCCAGCAGCCGGCGATCAGCGTCCCGGCGGGCCGCACGTCGGCGGGGTTGCCGGTGGGCCTGCAGATCGTCGGCCCGCGGCACTCGGACGACCTCGTGCTGGCGGTGGCGAAGCTGCTGGAGGAAGTCCGCCCCTGGGCGTCCGCCTGA
- a CDS encoding MaoC family dehydratase has protein sequence MTKDRYFEDYVPGVTYDLGSVEVTETDILEFARRYDPQPFHVDAAAAADGPFGGLIASGWHTASLMMRLYADHYLSAVSSLGSPGVDELRWPRPVRPGAVLRLRATVVEARLSRSKHDRGVVRTRVELVDVADEVVFSASLLNLILVRPG, from the coding sequence ATGACGAAGGATCGCTACTTCGAGGACTACGTCCCCGGCGTCACCTACGACCTCGGCAGCGTCGAGGTCACGGAGACCGACATTCTCGAGTTCGCCCGCCGCTACGACCCGCAGCCCTTCCACGTCGACGCGGCGGCTGCCGCGGACGGACCGTTCGGCGGGCTGATCGCCAGCGGCTGGCACACCGCGAGCCTCATGATGCGGCTCTACGCCGACCACTACCTGTCCGCGGTGTCGAGCCTGGGCAGCCCGGGTGTCGACGAGCTGCGGTGGCCACGCCCGGTGCGGCCCGGCGCAGTGTTGCGGCTGCGGGCCACCGTGGTCGAAGCGCGGCTTTCCCGCTCGAAGCACGACCGCGGGGTGGTGCGTACGCGCGTGGAGCTCGTCGACGTCGCCGACGAGGTCGTCTTCAGCGCGAGCCTGCTGAACCTCATCCTGGTGCGCCCGGGCTGA
- a CDS encoding WS/DGAT/MGAT family O-acyltransferase — MAMMPVTDSMFLLVETREHPMHVGGLQLFRKPDGAGPDYLRDIRTSLLESGNMRPVFRRRPARPVNTLGHVAWATDADLELDYHFRHSALPQPGRVRELLELTGRWHSTLLDRHRPLWETHLIEGLADGRFAVYTKVHHALMDGVSALRHLQGTLSDDPADLDCPPWWGTRRKTGEEREKRPRSLLRTARRTANQLASLAPAAMKVAREAFGEHTLTLPGQAPRTMLNVPIGGARRFAAQSWPLDRVRQVATAAGVSRNDVVLAMCSGALRDYLIEQRALPDAPLIAMVPVSLRRQNDPGEAAGNNIGALLCNLATDLPDAGKRLVTIHQSMRNGKRLFSELTPLQTLLLSAVNVAQLGASPIPGIVNNTRPPFNLVISNVPGPRKQMYWNGARLDGIYPASVLLDGQAVNITLTSNGDNLDFGVTGCRRSVPHLQRILTHLDTALVELEAAVR, encoded by the coding sequence ATGGCGATGATGCCCGTGACCGACTCGATGTTCCTCCTCGTCGAAACGCGCGAGCATCCGATGCACGTGGGCGGCCTGCAGCTGTTCCGCAAACCCGACGGCGCCGGTCCGGACTACCTGCGTGACATCCGCACTTCGCTGCTGGAATCGGGCAACATGCGCCCGGTGTTCCGGCGCCGCCCGGCCCGCCCGGTCAACACGCTGGGCCACGTCGCCTGGGCGACCGACGCCGATCTCGAGCTCGACTACCACTTCCGGCACTCGGCCCTGCCGCAGCCGGGCCGCGTCCGCGAGCTGCTGGAGCTGACCGGACGCTGGCACAGCACGCTGCTCGACCGGCACCGGCCGCTGTGGGAGACGCACCTCATCGAAGGACTGGCCGACGGCCGGTTCGCCGTCTACACCAAGGTCCACCACGCACTGATGGACGGCGTCTCGGCACTGCGCCACCTGCAGGGCACGCTGTCGGACGACCCGGCCGACCTGGACTGCCCGCCGTGGTGGGGCACGCGGCGCAAGACCGGCGAAGAGCGCGAGAAGCGGCCGCGGTCGTTGCTGCGGACGGCTCGACGGACCGCCAACCAGCTCGCGAGCCTGGCGCCGGCCGCGATGAAGGTCGCGCGGGAGGCGTTCGGCGAACACACCCTGACCCTGCCGGGACAAGCGCCGCGGACGATGCTGAACGTGCCGATCGGCGGCGCGCGGCGGTTCGCGGCGCAGTCGTGGCCGCTGGACCGCGTCCGGCAGGTGGCCACGGCCGCCGGGGTGTCGCGCAACGACGTCGTGCTCGCGATGTGCTCGGGCGCCCTGCGCGACTACCTGATCGAGCAGCGCGCGCTGCCGGACGCGCCGCTGATCGCGATGGTGCCGGTGTCGCTGCGCCGGCAGAACGACCCCGGCGAAGCGGCCGGCAACAACATCGGCGCGTTGCTCTGCAATCTGGCCACCGACCTGCCGGACGCGGGTAAGCGGCTGGTCACTATCCACCAGTCGATGCGCAATGGCAAGCGGCTGTTCTCGGAGCTGACGCCGTTGCAGACACTGTTGTTATCGGCCGTTAACGTCGCGCAGCTCGGCGCCTCGCCCATCCCGGGCATCGTCAACAACACGCGGCCGCCGTTCAACCTGGTGATCTCGAACGTGCCGGGCCCGCGCAAGCAGATGTACTGGAACGGCGCCCGGCTCGACGGCATCTACCCGGCGTCGGTGCTGCTCGACGGCCAGGCCGTGAACATCACGCTGACCAGCAACGGCGACAACCTCGACTTCGGCGTGACCGGCTGCCGGCGCAGTGTGCCGCACCTGCAGCGCATCCTGACGCACCTCGACACGGCTTTGGTGGAACTCGAAGCTGCGGTAAGGTAG
- the pqqA gene encoding pyrroloquinoline quinone precursor peptide PqqA: MTESPEVWTTPDFVEYETPMEVTAYAARMAD; encoded by the coding sequence ATGACCGAATCCCCCGAGGTGTGGACGACACCCGACTTCGTCGAGTACGAAACGCCCATGGAGGTCACCGCCTACGCGGCCCGCATGGCGGACTGA
- a CDS encoding ArsR/SmtB family transcription factor, whose amino-acid sequence MPHDNLRVLAHPLRMRLLSLLTGTALSAAEAARELGDTQANVSYHIRRLHEAGLLEVAEEVTIRGGRAKRYRHPPESGRRLTARDPAEEHLLTNAIAAELLRRADERAPGPASLTDAELWVDPQVWASAVAQASALSKDLHEAAQPPRTPGTVRVSASVALFKLADPRAAGPDEPP is encoded by the coding sequence ATGCCTCACGACAACCTGCGCGTACTGGCCCACCCCCTGCGCATGCGGCTGCTGTCACTGCTGACGGGAACGGCCCTGAGCGCGGCGGAGGCGGCCCGCGAGCTGGGCGACACGCAGGCGAACGTGAGCTACCACATCCGCCGCCTGCACGAAGCGGGCTTGCTGGAGGTAGCGGAGGAAGTGACCATCCGCGGCGGCCGCGCCAAGCGCTACCGCCACCCACCGGAGTCGGGACGCCGCCTGACGGCCCGAGACCCGGCCGAGGAGCACCTGCTGACGAACGCGATCGCGGCGGAGCTGCTCCGCCGGGCGGACGAGCGGGCCCCGGGCCCGGCATCGTTGACGGACGCGGAGCTGTGGGTGGACCCGCAGGTGTGGGCGAGCGCAGTGGCCCAGGCATCGGCGTTGAGCAAGGATCTGCACGAGGCGGCCCAGCCCCCGCGGACCCCGGGAACGGTGCGGGTGAGCGCGAGTGTGGCCCTGTTCAAGTTGGCAGACCCTCGCGCGGCGGGACCGGACGAGCCTCCGTGA
- a CDS encoding MFS transporter, producing the protein MSNPLFTPLRERPFRALVTGRTFADFANAVAPFALAFAVVDLTGSAVDLGIVVGARSLANVLLVLFGGMLADRLPRSVILQGTETAAALTQAAIAAGVLCGFASIPLLVGLSLVNGAVSAISLPAAASLTPLTVPAAMLAQANALVRLLSNAGRIAGAGLAGVLVAFAGSGWALGGNAVLFLAAAVAYRRIRLPRGERIPGRRPFADLAEGWREFRARSWVWLVVLQFTIVNAVNAGALLVIGPLVADDTFGRTGWGIALAAQTAGSLLGGVIAAHWQPRRMLLIGVALVMVDALPMLTLGETPYLLPLLFAMFLSGVALEQFAVAWDVSLQENVPPAKLARVYSYDMLGSFLAMPLGQVAAGPVAEHAGRSATLAGGAVLIVAATAVVLTNPQVRGLVRRAPISPGAPG; encoded by the coding sequence GTGAGCAATCCACTCTTCACCCCGCTTCGGGAGCGGCCGTTCCGCGCCCTCGTCACCGGCCGGACCTTCGCCGACTTCGCCAACGCCGTCGCGCCCTTCGCGCTGGCCTTCGCCGTCGTCGACCTGACGGGTTCGGCTGTCGATCTCGGGATCGTCGTCGGGGCCCGGTCGCTCGCCAACGTGCTGCTCGTGCTCTTCGGCGGGATGCTCGCCGACCGGCTGCCGCGGTCGGTGATCCTGCAGGGCACCGAGACCGCCGCCGCGCTCACGCAGGCCGCGATCGCCGCCGGCGTCCTCTGCGGTTTCGCTTCGATCCCGCTGCTCGTCGGGCTCAGCCTGGTCAACGGCGCCGTCTCGGCCATCTCGCTGCCCGCGGCCGCGTCCCTCACGCCGTTGACCGTGCCCGCCGCGATGCTCGCCCAGGCGAACGCACTGGTCCGGCTGCTCTCCAACGCCGGCCGCATCGCCGGGGCCGGGCTCGCCGGGGTCCTCGTCGCATTCGCCGGATCCGGCTGGGCGCTCGGCGGGAACGCCGTCCTGTTCCTCGCGGCCGCCGTCGCCTACCGCCGGATCCGGCTGCCGCGCGGCGAGCGGATCCCGGGCCGGCGCCCGTTCGCCGACCTCGCCGAAGGCTGGCGGGAGTTCCGCGCGCGGTCGTGGGTGTGGCTGGTGGTCTTGCAGTTCACGATCGTTAACGCGGTGAACGCGGGCGCGCTGCTGGTGATCGGCCCGCTGGTCGCCGACGACACGTTCGGCCGCACCGGCTGGGGCATCGCGCTGGCCGCGCAGACCGCCGGCTCCCTGCTCGGCGGCGTCATCGCCGCGCACTGGCAACCGCGGCGGATGCTGCTGATCGGCGTCGCGCTGGTGATGGTCGACGCGCTGCCGATGCTGACCCTCGGCGAGACGCCGTACCTGCTGCCGCTGCTGTTCGCGATGTTCCTTTCCGGCGTCGCGCTCGAGCAGTTCGCGGTCGCCTGGGACGTGTCGCTGCAGGAGAACGTCCCGCCCGCGAAACTCGCGCGCGTCTACTCCTACGACATGCTCGGTTCGTTCCTCGCGATGCCGCTCGGCCAGGTCGCCGCCGGTCCCGTGGCCGAGCACGCCGGCCGGTCGGCGACGCTCGCCGGTGGCGCAGTCCTGATCGTCGCCGCGACCGCGGTCGTGCTGACCAACCCGCAGGTGCGCGGGCTGGTCCGCCGCGCACCCATCAGCCCGGGCGCACCAGGATGA